The nucleotide sequence CAGGTCATTTCCTGGCCGGCTGTGCAAGCCGTGCTGCCCGTATGGGGTGTGACGCCCTTGCAGTACAGGTGTTTCAATGGGTTGCGTCAGGTTGAGTGCCTTTGTAGCGCTGACGTATAGTGGCGTTTTCAGGCGTCCGGGGCTCGCCGAGGCCGGCGCTGATTCCCGCCCTGATTCCGATCCTGATGCCTGGCTGCCTGCGGTGGCCTGGCTGAATACTACTGGAGACCTCCCGTGCCGGACGATTACCTCAGCGCTTCCTCCCATGCCATCGAAGAGGCCTGCCAGCCGATTTCCGGCTCGCGCAAGATCTACGTCACCGGCAGCCGCCCGGACCTGCGCGTGCCGATGCGGGAGATCAGCCAGCACCCGACGCTGCTGGCCGATGGCAGCCGGGAACCGAACCCGCCGCTGGCGGTGTACGACACCTCCGGCCCCTATACGGACGCAGAGGCGAAGATTGATATCCGCCAGGGGCTGCCGCCGCTGCGTGCGGCCTGGATTGCCGAGCGGGGCGACACGGAGCAGTTGGGGGGGCTGAGTTCGGAATACGGTCGCCGTCGTGAGCGCGATATCGCCACTGCCGGGCTGCGTTTTCCGCACGCCCGTACGCCACAGAAGGCCCGCGCCGGTGCCAACGTATCGCAGATGCACTATGCCCGTCGCGGCATCATTACGCCGGAAATGGAATTCATTGCCCTGCGTGAAAACCAGAACCTGGCCGCCGCCCGTGCCGCCGGGCTGCCGGTGGAGCAGCATCCGGGCCAGTCGTTCGGCGCCGCCATTCCGGCTGAGATCACGCCGGAATTCGTGCGCGACGAAGTCGCCCGTGGCCGCGCGGTGATCCCGGCCAACATCAACCATCCGGAAATCGAGCCGATGATCATCGGCCGTAATTTCCTGACCAAGATCAACGCCAATATCGGCAACTCGGCAGTGACGTCCTCCATTGAGGAAGAAGTGGCGAAGCTGACGTGGGCCACCCGCTGGGGCGGTGACACGGTGATGGATCTGTCCACTGGCGCCAACATTCATGAAACCCGCGAATGGATCCTGCGCAACTCGCCGGTGCCGATCGGCACCGTGCCGATCTATCAGGCGCTGGAGAAAGTGGGTGGCGTGGCCGAGGACCTGACTTGGGAAATCTTCCGAGACACCCTGATCGAGCAGGCCGAGCAGGGCGTGGACTATTTCACCATCCACGCCGGTGTGCTGTTGCGCTATGTGCCGATGACGGCGAAGCGGATTACCGGCATCGTGTCCCGCGGTGGCTCAATCCTGGCCAAATGGTGCCTGGCGCACCATAAAGAGAATTTTCTCTACACCCATTTCGAAGACATCTGCGAGATCATGAAGGCCTACGATGTGACCTTCAGTCTCGGCGATGGCCTGCGCCCCGGCTGTATTGCTGACGCCAACGACGAAGCGCAGTTCAGCGAACTGCGCACGCTCGGGGAACTGACCAAGATTGCCTGGAAACACGACGTGCAGGTGATGATCGAAGGCCCGGGCCATGTGCCGATGCACATGATCAAGGCGAACATGGAAGAGCAGCTCAAATGGTGCGATGAAGCGCCGTTCTACACCCTGGGGCCGCTGATCACCGATATTTCCCCGGGCTACGATCATCTCTCCAGCGCCATCGGCGCGGCCATGATCGGCTGGTACGGCACCGCCATGCTCTGCTATGTCACGCCGAAAGAACACCTGGGCCTGCCCAACCGTGACGACGTGAAAGAAGGCATTATCGCCTACAAGATTGCCGCCCATGCGTCCGACCTGGCCAAGGGGCACCCGGGCGCGCAATTGCGCGACAACGCCTTGTCGAAGGCGCGCTTCGAGTTCCGTTGGGAAGACCAGTTCAACCTGTCACTGGATCCGGACCGTGCACGGGCCTTCCATGATGAAACCATGCCGAAGCAGGCGCACAAGGTGGCACACTTCTGTTCCATGTGCGGGCCGAAGTTCTGCTCCATGAAAATCACCCAGGAAGTGCGGGACTATGCCGCTGCGCAAGAGACGGCGGCGGCACAGGACAGCGAGGCCGGCATGCAGCAGAAAGCAGCAGAATTCCGCGAGACGGGGTCGCAGCTCTACCATGAGGCCAAATCGTGACGCAGCGCCCGTCGTTCAGCCGAAGCGACGTCGACATCATTGAACGGGAAAGCCCTTACGAGGGCTTTTTCCGTCTGGATCGTCTGCGTCTGCGCCATCGGTTATTCAATGGCGGCTGGAGCCGTGAACTGACCCGCGAACTGTTTGTGCGTACCGAAGCGGTGGCGGTCTTGCCGTGGGATCCGGTGCGCGATGAAATCCTGCTGGTGGAACAGTTCCGCGTCGGCGCGCTGGACTTTCGTGACTCGCCCTGGTGCCTGGAACTGATTGCCGGCATCAAGGACAAGGACGATGAATCGCTGGAGGATCTGGTGCGCCGCGAGGCGCAGGAAGAGGCGGGCATCAGCCTGGGTGAGCTGATCAGGTTGCCGGGCTACCTGGCCAGCCCCGGCGGCAGCAACGAACGGCTGAGCCTGTTCTTTGCGGTGACAGACCTGAGCGGGGCCGGTGGCGTTCACGGCCAGCCGGACGAAGGCGAGGATATCCGCGTGCTCACCGTGCCGATGGCGGAGGTCCCCGCGCTGATCGATGCCGGCCAGCTCGACAACGCCCCGTGCCTGGTCGCGCTGCACTGGCTGATGTTGCATCATCAGCGGCTGCGGGGGCAGTATGCCCGCTGACCCGAACGGAGCCCCTGCCCATGCGGAGAACAGTGTGAGCACGGTCAGACCCCCAGTCGACCGTGGTGACCGGGACGACCTGGCGCAGCGACAGCGATACCGCGTCGACCTGCGCGAGATGATGACCCAGTGCGAAGCCAACTATGGCCAGTTGATGCGTCTGATGCGCCTGCTGGGCGATGACGACCAGGCGCATCTGTCGCTGCCGCACGGCAACCAGGCCTCCAGGCGGCTGGTGCTGCGCGTGCTGGAGCGCTGCCGCTACACCACCATGCTGGAGCTGGAGCAGGAAACCCTGCACAGCCTGTTGCCGGGCCCGGCCCTGACCGTGCGCCTGTACCACGATGCACGCAGCGCCGAGGTCACCGCCGCACGTCCCTACCGCCGTGTACAGGCCCGCCACGACTATCCCAACACCGACATGCACCAGCGCGACGAAAAGCTGCAATGGAACCGCTTCCTGGCCGAATGGCTGCGTCATCTGGTGGAACATGGCGGCGTGGCCCGCAGCGCCTGGGCGGGACAACCTTCCGGTGCGTGAAAATGCGCGCGGGCACGCAGTTTCTGCGTGCGCCAATTCACTTCATGGCAGTGTGCGCCCTTCGCTAGAAATCAGCGCGGTCTTTGGTTTATAAGTGATGCTTCGGGCTGCGACCACGCAGCCTACTGGTCGTCCTGCGACGCTTCCGGGGGGGAGCGTGCGACTGGCGCGGGTTTCACTGCGCCGGAGAACAACAGGCACACGCAGCCAGCAGTGACATTGCCAGAACGAAAACGCCGGGAGGGAGCGGGGACTTGAGCCAGTTGGCCTATCATCATCCTCTGCGCGTGGTGCAGTTATCCGACTGCCACCTGTTCGCGGAGGAATCAGGGAAGTTGCTCGGGCTGGAAACGCAATTCAGCCTGGACCGGGTGCTTGAACTCATTCGCGCCGAGCAGCCCCGTATCGATCTGATACTGGCGACCGGCGACCTGTCCCAGGACGCCTCGCAGGCGTCCTACGAGCGTCTGCAGCGCGCCCTGGCCGGCTTCAACACGCCAACCTACTGGCTGGAAGGCAATCACGACAAACCCGCGCCCATGCTTGCCGCGCTGCAGGCGGATCGCTCCCAGGTCAGCCCCTGCGTGGCCGAGTTCGGGGCCTGGACCTTCGTGCTGCTGGATTCCACCATCCCTGGCGAAGTGCCGGGCGAACTGTATGAAGACGACCTCGCCTTCCTGGAGCGGGCGCTGGCCGGGGCGCGTACCGAGCATGTCATGATCTGCCTGCACCACCATCCGGTGCCGATGGGCTGTGCCTGGCTGGATACCCAGGTGGTGGCCAGTGCAGGGCGGTTCTTCGAGGTCATCGACCGCCATCCGAACGTGCGTGCCGTGATCTGGGGGCATGTGCATCAGGAGTTCAGCGGCGAGCGCCACGGGGTGAAGCTGTTTGCGGTGCCTTCCACCTGCGTGCAGTTCAAGCCGGGCAGCGATGATTTCGCCGTGGATGATACCGCGCCGGGTTACCGATGGTTCGACCTGCACGCCGACGGGCGCATTGAGACGGCGGTCTCGCGCGTGGAAGGGGTCGAGTTCGAGGTGGATCTTTCCGTCAAGGGGTACTGAGGCGCACCGCGCAGGCCGGGTTCCGCATTCGCTCTACCCGTCCTGCGGCCCGCCCCGGGGGCGTGGTACCATCGGTCGATTCCCTGACTGGCCTGGGCATGATGACTTCCGATCAGACCTCACTGGTGTATATCCACGGCTTCAACAGCTCGCCGGATTCCTGGAAGGCGCAACAGCTGGTGCGCTGGTTCAGTGAGCGCGGCGCGGCGGCGCGGCTGCATGTGCCGGCGTTGCCGCCGGAGCCGCGCCGGGCCATGGCTGTACTGGAGAGTACGCTGGCCGGAGCCGGCCCGGTGGCGTTGCTGGGCTCCTCCCTGGGCGGCTTCTATGCCACCTGGCTGGCGGCGCACCACGACCTGCGCGCAGTGCTCATCAACCCGGCCGTGCGGCCGTGGGATCTGCTGCAGGCGCATGTGGGTGAGGTGGCGCACTACCATACTGGCGAGCGTTATCACTTCGACGCCGAATGGGTCAGCCAGCTGCGCCATTACGATGCCGGGGATATCGCCCGGCCTGAACAACTGCTGGTGCTGTTGCAGACCGGCGACGATACCCTGGACTGGCGCGATGCCTGGGAGCTGTATGCCGACTGCCACCTGTACCGTGGCCTGGGTGGCAGCCACGGCTTTGATGACTTCGATGCCTTTATTCCGCTAGTGTTGCGTTTCTGCGGCATCAGCCTGTGAGTGGCGTGGCCTCGCCTCGTCACGAAGGACAGTTTCACGAAGGACAGCAATGAGCAATAACTACACTGCCGAGAATATCGAGGTCCTCAGCGGCCTCGACCCGGTGCGCAAGCGCCCGGGCATGTACACCGATACCTCCCGCCCGAACCACCTTGCCCAGGAAGTGATCGACAACAGTGTTGACGAAGCACTGGCCGGCCATGCGCGCCGCGTGCGCGTCGTGCTGTACAAGGATGGCTCGGTGTCAGTCGAGGATGATGGCCGCGGCATGCCGGTGGACATGCATCCGCAGATGAAGATGCCCGGCATCGAGGTGATCCTCACCACGCTGCACTCCGGTGGCAAGTTCTCCAACAACAACTACCAGTTCTCCGGCGGCCTGCACGGTGTGGGTGTGTCGGTGGTGAACGCGCTGTCGAAAAAACTGGAAGTGCAGGTGCGCCGCGATGGCCAGGTACACCGCATGACCTTCGCCGACGGCCACAAGACCTCCGACCTGGAAGTGATCGACACTGTCGGCAAGCGCAACACCGGCACGCAACTGCGTTTCTGGCCGGACGAAAAGTACTTCGACTCGCCCAAAATTTCCGTGCCACGGCTGCGCCACCTGTTGCGCGCCAAGGCGGTCTTGTGTCCCGGCCTGGAAGTCATCCTGGAAGATGAAAACAGCGGCGAGACAGAAACCTGGCAATACGCCGACGGCCTGGTGGAATACCTGGACGATGCGACGCGGGGCTGGGAGAAAATCCCGTCGGCACCCTTCACCGGCGCCATGCACGGCAACACCGAAGTGGTGGACTGGGCCGTGGTGTGGATGCCGGAAGGTGGCGAGCTGGTCACTGAATCCTATGTGAACCTGATTCCCACCGCGCAGGGCGGCACGCACGTTAACGGCCTGCGCGCCGGGCTGCTGGACGCCATGCGCGAATACTGCGAATTCCGCAACCTGTTGCCGCGTGGCGTGAAGCTTTCTCCGGAAGATATCTGGGACCGTGCCAGCTACGTGCTCAGCGTCAAGATGCAGGACCCTCAGTTCGCCGGCCAGACCAAGGAACGCCTGAGTTCACGTGCCACGGCAGCGTTCGTCTCCGGTGTGGTCAAGGATGCCTTCAGTCTGTGGCTGAACCAGCACACGGACGAAGCCGGTCAGCTGGCCGAGCTGTGTATCAATAACGCACAGAAACGGCTGCGCGCGGCGAAGAAAGTCGCGCGCAAGAAAATCACCAGCGGCCCGGCATTGCCCGGCAAGCTGGCGGACTGCGCCAGCGATGATCCGGCGCGGACGGAAATCTTCCTGGTGGAAGGGGATTCTGCCGGCGGCTCCGCCAAGCAGGCGCGCAGCCGTGAGTTCCAGGCGATCATGCCGTTGCGCGGCAAGATCCTGAATTCCTGGGAAGTGGAGTCCACCGAAGTGCTGGGCTCGCAGGAAATCCACGACATTGCTGTGGCGCTGGGCATCGAGCCGGGTCTGGATGATCTGTCCGGCCTGCGGTACGGCAAGGTCTGCATCCTCGCGGATGCGGACTCCGATGGCCTGCATATCGCGACGCTGCTGTGCGCGCTGTTCGTGCAGCATTTCCCGTCACTGGTGCGCGAAGGGCATGTGTTCGTGGCGATGCCGCCGCTGTTCCGGATCGATATCGGCAAGGACGTCTACTACGCGCTCGATAACGAAGAGAAGCAGGGCATTCTGGACCGCATCGCGGCGGAGAAAAAGAAAGGCAAGGTGCAGGTTACCCGCTTCAAGGGCCTGGGTGAAATGAACCCGCTGCAACTGCGCGAGACCACCATGGCCCCGGATACCCGCCGGCTGGTGCAACTGTCGATCACGGGCGATGACGACACACACCAGATCATGGACATGCTGCTGTCGAAGAAACGCGCGGGCGACCGCAAGGATTGGCTGGAAACCAAGGGTAATCTGGCCGAGATTTGAAAAAGCGTCGGACGTCCGACGTCCGACGTCCGACGCTTTAAAGAAACTGCCGAAAAGTGATGCCGTGAAGGCGTCTGAGAGTGACCAAGATGGCTGACGATTTCGAAAAGATTTCCATGCGCGACTATACCGAGAAGGCGTACCTGGATTATTCCATGTACGTGATTCTCGACCGCGCGCTCCCGCACATCGGCGATGGCCTGAAGCCGGTGCAGCGCCGCATCGTCTATGCGATGAGCGAGCTGGGGCTGAAGAACACCGCCAAGTACAAGAAGTCCGCGCGTACCGTCGGTGATGTACTGGGTAAATACCACCCGCACGGCGACTCGGCCTGCTACGAAGCCATGGTGCTGATGGCGCAGCCGTTCAGCTACCGCTATCCGCTGGTGGATGGCCAGGGCAACTGGGGCTCGCCGGACGATCCGAAATCCTTCGCGGCCATGCGCTATACCGAATCCCGGCTGGCGCCCTATGCCGAGGTGCTGCTGTCCGAGCTGGGCCAGGGCACGGTGGAATGGGTGCCGAACTTCGACGGTACGCTGGATGAGCCGAAGCTGCTGCCGGCGCGTTTGCCGAACGTGCTGCTTAACGGCACCACCGGCATCGCGGTGGGCATGAGCACGGATATTCCGCCGCACAACCTGCGCGAAGTGACCAGCGCCTGTATTCATCTGCTGAAAGACCCGGGCGCCTCGCTGGATGACCTGATGGAATTCATCCAGGGGCCGGATTTCCCCACCGAGGCGGAAATCATTACCCCGCGCAACGACATCATCCGCATGTATGCGGAAGGGAAAGGCAGCATCAAACAGCGTGCTGTATGGGAGCGCGAGGAAGGCGACATCGTTATCACCGCGCTGCCGTACCAGGTGTCCGGCGCCAAGGTGCTGGAGCAGATCGCCGACCAGATGCAGAAGAAAAAGCTGCCGATGGTGAGCGACCTGCGCGATGAGTCGGATCACGAGAACCCGACCCGCCTGATCATTACGCCGCGCTCGAACCGGATCGATGTCGAGCAACTGATGGGCCACTTGTTTGCCACCACCGATCTGGAAAAGAACTACCGCGTCAACCTGAACATGATCGGCATCGACGGCCGCCCACGGGTGAAGTCGCTGGATACCATTCTCAACGAATGGCTCCAGTTCCGCATGATCACCGTGCGCCGTCGCCTGCAATTCCGGCTGGAAAAGGTCGAGGACCGGCTGCATATTCTCGAAGGCCTGCTGGTGGCGTTCCTGAATATCGACGAAGTGATCCGCATCATCCGCTTTGAAGACGAGCCCAAGCCGGTACTGATGGAGCGCTTCGGCATCAGTGACCGTCAGGCTGAAGCCATTCTCGAGTTGAAGCTGCGTCATCTTGCCAAGCTTGAGGAAATGAAGATCCGTGGCGAGCAGGACGAGCTGTCGAAAGAGCGTGACTGGCTGAACGAAACCCTGGGTTCCATGGCGAAGATGAAGAACCTGGTGGCCAGGGAACTGAAAGAAGACGCCGAGAAATTTGGCGACGACCGCCGTTCACCGCTGGTGCGGCGCGAAGAAGCCAGGGCGCTGGATGAAACCGAACTGATGACGGCAGACGCCATCACCGTCGTGCTGTCGGAAAAAGGCTGGGTGCGTGCCGCCAAGGGCCATGACGTGGACCCGACCTCGCTGAGCTACAAGACCGGGGACAGCTTCCTGTCCGCCGCGCTGGGCAAATCCAACCAGCCTGCCTGTTTCCTCGACAGCACCGGGCGCAGTTATTCACTGCCGTCCCACACGCTGCCCTCTGCGCGGGGGCAGGGGGAGCCTCTGTCCGGCCGCCTTAGCCCGCCCAGCGGCGCACACTTCGTTGCCGCCCTGATGGGGCAGGACAAGGAAGCCTGGCTGCTGGCGACGGATGCAGGGTACGGCTTTATCGCCCGTCTGGGGGACCTGCAGGCAAACAAAAAGGGTGGCAAGACCGTGCTGACCGTGCCGAAAGGCAGCCGTGTCCTGCATCCGCAGGCGGTGACTGACATGGAACAGGCGCTGATCGCCGTGCTGTCCAACGAAGGGCGGCTGCTGGTGTTCCCGGCAAAAGAGTTGCCGGAAATGCCGCGTGGCAAAGGCAACAAGATGATGTCGATTCCCTCGGCGCGGGTACAGGACCGGGTGGAGTTTGTGCAGGCGGTCCAGGTGCTGTCGCCGGAAGATACGCTGACCATCCATGCCGGCCGCCGTCACCTTAACCTGAAATCATCTGATCTGGAGCATTACTTCGGGGAGCGTGGTCGCCGTGGCGCGAAGCTGCCGCGCGGGTTCCAGAACGTTGACAGTATGGCGATCGAGAAGAAGTAAAACGGCAGATTGTCGGGGCATAAAAAACGCGGGCACGAAGCCCGCGTTTTTTTTGGCGACAGCTCAGTATTTGTAGGTGAACTGGGCAGAGACGCCGTGTGCTTCCGTTTCATAAGTGGCCGCATAGCCAGGCCGCAGGTTTTCCGTCGGCTGATTGACGTCCGCCTCGCTCTCGCGCAGGTAGGCGTAGGCCACATCGACGGTCAGGTGCCGTGTCGGCGACCAGCCTGCGCCCAGCGATACCACCTTGCGGTTACCGTACGGCGTGCGCACGCTGCGGAACTCGTTGGTGGCCGGCGCTTCATCCAGTGCGACACCGGCGCGCAGTACCCAGTTCGGATTGACCTGGTAGGCGGCACCCACTGCATAAGCCCAGGTGTTGCGCCACTGCACTTCTTCATTCAACTGCTCCAGCGCGCCCACAGCGCCACTGTTGTTGATCACGATGCGGTCCAGGCGATCCCAGCGGGTCCACACGGCACCACCGTGCAGGGTCCACTGATCTGTCAGGCGATGGGTGACAGAAAATTCAGCCGTTTCCGGTGCCGTGAAATCCAGCTTTCCGCGATAGTCGCCGTTGATCAGACCCAGGCCAGCACCTGCCGGGGGCAGATCCCGCGCCTTGGTTTCGCCGCGCAGCTCGAAATCGGTTTTGGAGCGATAGGTCAGGCCAACCGTGGTGTTGTCGGTCACGTCGGCGATAACGCCGATGTTGTAGCCGACGCCGTAGTCGTGGCCGGAACTTTCCACTTCCGCATCACCGCCGCCGAGCAGGGTGGTATCGAGGTTGAAGCCGAGCGTGCCATCGATGCGGCTGATGGTCGGGCCCGCGCCGACGGAGACGCGATCATTGATGCGGTAGCTCAGCGTCGGTTGCACGGTCACCACCTGAATTTGGGTGGTGGTGCCCTTGTAGCGGCCCTGGAAAGTACTTTCGTAGTCGGCATCGCCACCGAACGGCGCGTAAAGTCCGATACCGAAGTGCCAGTCATCATTCAGCGGGTTGACGTAGTAACCGAACGGAATGGTCTTGAACGGGACCATGTCGCCCTTGTTGGTGCCTGTCGCGGCGCCACTCGCATCCTTAATGTCGATATTGGCGTCAATAAAGGCGAAACCGCCGCTGGCCTGCGCCGTGAGCCGCGACATGCCGGCCGGGTTGCCAAACACGGTGCTGGCATCCAGCGCGGAAGACGCGCGGCCGGCGTAGGCGGTACCCATGCCGCTGGCGCTTTGTTCGTTGAGCGACAGGCCACCGGCCATGGCCGGTGCGCTGAGCGCGGTGGCGATGGCGGCGGAGATCGCTGTAACCGTGGGTAGCGAGAAAATTCTTGTCATCGGTATTGTCCTGATAGCTTCCGAGAGCGGGAGAGCCCGCGATGTGGGTTTTCTGACGCAATGCGAAATACAGGGGACATCCTGTACCGGTCTTCTTCCGTGGCAGCGTGGCCCGAACTCCGCAGAGTCGTGATGCCGTACTGTGACGTGCTGGTCCGCGTACAACGGGGCAGAAATCCGTTGTGGCGGAGGCATGCGGCGAGTGTTCCACCCTGGCCCGAGCAGTGCTGGTGAAACGCGGCAATTGTACCTTTCTGAAACCGTATGTCAGCGTCCATTGCTGAAAAATCTCCGCGTAATTTGCGCGGACTAATCGGTCACTGCCGATGCGGCCTGCAGCATGCACTGAGTGTCACTCTACTATGCGGCATGACGTGTCGGTCATAGGGGGAAAGTGCAAATTTACACTTTTTACCAAGTGAACTTTTATCTATACGGTTGTGCAAAGGCGACAGAAAAAAGTGAAGGGCAGAGCGTCGACATGTGAGGAACGTATTTTCAACTCAAAGAAAACAGGGTGTGCTTTACGCAAGTGCTGCCACTTCGCTGTCCGTGAGCGCGCGGAACATCGCCGGTGACAGATCGGCCTCCAGTGTCAGTGGCCCGATTGCTTCCCGATGCAGTGCAACGACACGATTGCCCACCGCTGCCAGCATGCGCTTGACCTGGTGGTAGCGCCCTTCGGTGAGGGTGAGCAGCAAAACGGTGTCGTCGATCATTTCGGCCAGTGCAGGGCGTGTCGGTGTCGGGTCGTCGTGCAGTACGACACCGTCGCGCAGTTGCTGCAGTGCGTGTTCGTTCAGCGGCGCCGCGAGCGTGGCACGATAGCGCTTCGGGCAATGGGTGCGCGGCGAGGTAATGCGGTGTGACCACTGGCCGTCGGTGGTGAGCAGCAGCAGGCCGGTGGTGTCGATATCCAGGCGGCCGACGATGCGCAGGTCGCGACGTTGATCCGGCGGCAGCAGCGTGAGGACGGAGGCATGCTGTGGATCATCCGTGGAGCAGACCACGCCGGCGGGTTTGTGCAGCATCAGATATCGCTCGCCGGGCAGGCGCACGAGCTCGCCGTGCAGGCGCACGGATTCGCCTCGCAGCAGGTGGCCGGATTTTGGCCGGGCGATGCCTTCGACGGTCACGGCGCCGCTGCTGATGAGCTGTTTCACCTGTTTGCGGCTGAGGCCGGTGGCGTGGGCGAGAAAATAATCAAGGCGCATGGGGGGCATTATAGCGAGCGCAGCAGGGAAACCACGACTGCGCGGCCTTCAGGAAAAAGCAGTAACAGCGCGCCAAGCAGGTTCAGGGCCACCATGCCCCAGAACAGGCGCTGGAAGGAGGCCTTGCGCGATTTGTGCCGCAGCAGTTTTTGCGCCAGCAGGGCACCGGGCCAGCCGCCGAGCAGGGCGAGCAGTTGCAGGTGTTTTTCCGGTGTGCGCCAGCCGCCCTGGCGGGCGGCATGTTTGTCGCGGGCGTAGAGCAGAAAGCACAACAGGCTGCTGGCGCCATACAGCATGGCGATCAGCAGGCCGCGATCCAGTCGCGGTGAAAAGTGCAGTGTCCATGCACTGCCCAGTGCCGCCAGCACCAGCAGTGAAAGCAGCGTCACGCTGGTGACGGCGGGCCACAGGGGTGGTTCGCGGCGGGTCTGGTTCATCCGGTATCCGTGCATTGGGAGTTGGGCGTCATGCTGCCCCGGTTCGATCGAGTGAGCAATGCACGGCGGCCAGTTGGGCCAATCGTGCTGGTCCGTCTTGCCGCGATGAGTGCATTCTCATACTGTTTTCGCCCATGACGACTGCAGAAACTGCCGTGGCCCAGTTGGCCACCCCTCCACGCAGCGGCCGCATCACTACGCCGCAGGGTATCGAACTCTTTTATGACGAGCGCGGGCCGGTCGACGGTACGCCGCTGCTGTTCATCATGGGGCTGTCGGCCCAGATGGTGTTCTGGCCGGCGCCACTATTGGACCAGCTTGCGGCGCAGGGCTTCCGGGTGATCCGGTTCGATAACCGGGATGTCGGCCTGTCCACGCACCTGCGCGCGCCGATCCGGCATTCACCGCTGGCGGCTATTGCCCGCTCCATGCTGGGCCTGAAACTGACCGTGCCGTACACGTTGCACGATATGGTGGACGACACCTGCGCCCTGCTGGATGCCCTGGGTATCGACAGGGCACACCTGATCGGCGCGTCCATGGGCGGCATGATCGGCCAGCTGATGGCGGCCACGCGGCCGGAGCGGGTGCTCAGCCTGACCTCGATCATGTCCGGCACCAACAGCCGCTGGCTGCCGCCGCCGAAACCGGCCGCGCTGAAAGGGCTGGTGGCGCCGCGCGTGCGTATCGAAAACCGTGAGCAGTACATCGAGTTCGGGCGGCAGATGATGCGTACCATCGGCGGCCGGCTGCCGCAGGGCGATGCGCTGATGGAGCAGATGTTCGGCGAGAGCTGGGAGCGGGGCCTGCACCCGCGCGGTATCCGCCAGCAGTTCATGGCGATCCTGGCCACCGGCGACCTGACCCGCTATGTGAAGAAGATTCGCTGCCCTGTGACGGTGATCCACGGCAGTGTCGA is from Isoalcanivorax pacificus W11-5 and encodes:
- the cpdA gene encoding 3',5'-cyclic-AMP phosphodiesterase, whose translation is MSQLAYHHPLRVVQLSDCHLFAEESGKLLGLETQFSLDRVLELIRAEQPRIDLILATGDLSQDASQASYERLQRALAGFNTPTYWLEGNHDKPAPMLAALQADRSQVSPCVAEFGAWTFVLLDSTIPGEVPGELYEDDLAFLERALAGARTEHVMICLHHHPVPMGCAWLDTQVVASAGRFFEVIDRHPNVRAVIWGHVHQEFSGERHGVKLFAVPSTCVQFKPGSDDFAVDDTAPGYRWFDLHADGRIETAVSRVEGVEFEVDLSVKGY
- the parE gene encoding DNA topoisomerase IV subunit B, producing the protein MSNNYTAENIEVLSGLDPVRKRPGMYTDTSRPNHLAQEVIDNSVDEALAGHARRVRVVLYKDGSVSVEDDGRGMPVDMHPQMKMPGIEVILTTLHSGGKFSNNNYQFSGGLHGVGVSVVNALSKKLEVQVRRDGQVHRMTFADGHKTSDLEVIDTVGKRNTGTQLRFWPDEKYFDSPKISVPRLRHLLRAKAVLCPGLEVILEDENSGETETWQYADGLVEYLDDATRGWEKIPSAPFTGAMHGNTEVVDWAVVWMPEGGELVTESYVNLIPTAQGGTHVNGLRAGLLDAMREYCEFRNLLPRGVKLSPEDIWDRASYVLSVKMQDPQFAGQTKERLSSRATAAFVSGVVKDAFSLWLNQHTDEAGQLAELCINNAQKRLRAAKKVARKKITSGPALPGKLADCASDDPARTEIFLVEGDSAGGSAKQARSREFQAIMPLRGKILNSWEVESTEVLGSQEIHDIAVALGIEPGLDDLSGLRYGKVCILADADSDGLHIATLLCALFVQHFPSLVREGHVFVAMPPLFRIDIGKDVYYALDNEEKQGILDRIAAEKKKGKVQVTRFKGLGEMNPLQLRETTMAPDTRRLVQLSITGDDDTHQIMDMLLSKKRAGDRKDWLETKGNLAEI
- a CDS encoding YqiA/YcfP family alpha/beta fold hydrolase; translated protein: MMTSDQTSLVYIHGFNSSPDSWKAQQLVRWFSERGAAARLHVPALPPEPRRAMAVLESTLAGAGPVALLGSSLGGFYATWLAAHHDLRAVLINPAVRPWDLLQAHVGEVAHYHTGERYHFDAEWVSQLRHYDAGDIARPEQLLVLLQTGDDTLDWRDAWELYADCHLYRGLGGSHGFDDFDAFIPLVLRFCGISL
- a CDS encoding DUF1249 domain-containing protein, giving the protein MSTVRPPVDRGDRDDLAQRQRYRVDLREMMTQCEANYGQLMRLMRLLGDDDQAHLSLPHGNQASRRLVLRVLERCRYTTMLELEQETLHSLLPGPALTVRLYHDARSAEVTAARPYRRVQARHDYPNTDMHQRDEKLQWNRFLAEWLRHLVEHGGVARSAWAGQPSGA
- the thiC gene encoding phosphomethylpyrimidine synthase ThiC; this encodes MPDDYLSASSHAIEEACQPISGSRKIYVTGSRPDLRVPMREISQHPTLLADGSREPNPPLAVYDTSGPYTDAEAKIDIRQGLPPLRAAWIAERGDTEQLGGLSSEYGRRRERDIATAGLRFPHARTPQKARAGANVSQMHYARRGIITPEMEFIALRENQNLAAARAAGLPVEQHPGQSFGAAIPAEITPEFVRDEVARGRAVIPANINHPEIEPMIIGRNFLTKINANIGNSAVTSSIEEEVAKLTWATRWGGDTVMDLSTGANIHETREWILRNSPVPIGTVPIYQALEKVGGVAEDLTWEIFRDTLIEQAEQGVDYFTIHAGVLLRYVPMTAKRITGIVSRGGSILAKWCLAHHKENFLYTHFEDICEIMKAYDVTFSLGDGLRPGCIADANDEAQFSELRTLGELTKIAWKHDVQVMIEGPGHVPMHMIKANMEEQLKWCDEAPFYTLGPLITDISPGYDHLSSAIGAAMIGWYGTAMLCYVTPKEHLGLPNRDDVKEGIIAYKIAAHASDLAKGHPGAQLRDNALSKARFEFRWEDQFNLSLDPDRARAFHDETMPKQAHKVAHFCSMCGPKFCSMKITQEVRDYAAAQETAAAQDSEAGMQQKAAEFRETGSQLYHEAKS
- a CDS encoding NUDIX domain-containing protein, which encodes MTQRPSFSRSDVDIIERESPYEGFFRLDRLRLRHRLFNGGWSRELTRELFVRTEAVAVLPWDPVRDEILLVEQFRVGALDFRDSPWCLELIAGIKDKDDESLEDLVRREAQEEAGISLGELIRLPGYLASPGGSNERLSLFFAVTDLSGAGGVHGQPDEGEDIRVLTVPMAEVPALIDAGQLDNAPCLVALHWLMLHHQRLRGQYAR